TCGAGCAGGGCCTGTCTCTTCGCCGATGTCCGGGTCACCGCGATCGGTGTCGCACCGACCATTCTGGCGATCTGGATCGCCGCAAGTCCGACGCTGCTCGATGCGGCGGTGATGACGACGAAGTCGCCGCAGCGCAGCCTGGCGATATCGATCAGCGCGCCATAGGCGGTGAGATAGGGCATCCAGAGCGCCGCTGCTTCTTTCCAGCTCAGTGACGGCGGATGCTTGACGACGAGCCCGGCGGGGTAGGTGGCGAGTTCGCCATAGGCCGGCCAGCGGACCATCGACCGTGGCGGGATGATGCTGACAGCGTCGCCAGGAGCAAAGCCGTCTACGCCGTCGCCGACCGCCTCGACGATGCCGGCGGCCTCGAGGCCAAGCCCGGACGGGAAGGTCGGCGTCTCGATGTAATTGCCCGACCGCAGCAATGCCTCGGCCCGGTTGAGGCCGAGCGCCCTGACGCGGATCCGCACCTCGCCCGGGCCGGGCGCGGGAACATCGACCGTCTCGATGCGCAGGACTTCCGGACCGCCATATTGATGAAAGCGAATGACGCGTGACATGGGCATAACTCCAAATCAATTGAATGGAATGAGCTATGTCGGAGCGGTATCTGCGGATAAATGTTGCTTTTGGCAGAACAGTGGAAACCAGAGGTTTTGAATATGGATCGGCTTGAGAGCATGGCGGTGTTCGTCAGGGCCGTCGACCTCGGCTCGTTCGCGGCGGCGGCGTCCGCGCTCGACCTGTCAGGGCCGATGGTGGGCAAGCATGTGAGGTTCCTGGAGGAGCGGCTGGGCGTGCGCCTGCTCAACCGCACCACGCGACGCCAGAGCCTGACGGAATTCGGCCGCGCCTATTACGAGCGCTGCCGGGTGGTGCTGGCGGAAGCGGACGCCACGGACGCGCTCGCCGCCGACCAGCTTTCCGAGCCGCGCGGCAGGCTGCGCGTCACCATGCCCGCGCATTTTGGCCGGCACTGCGTCACCCCGATCCTGCTGGAGCTTGCGCGGCAACATCCGACGCTGGAACTCGACCTGTCGCTCAACGACCGCTTCGCCGACCTTGCCGAGGATGGTTTCGACCTGGCCATCCGAACCGGCGAATTGGACGACAAGGCCGGGGTCATCGCACGCCGCGTGGCGCGCCAGCGCATGCTGGTCTGCGCCTCGCCGGCCTATGTCGCTGATCATGGCGAGCCACGGCGGATCGAGGATCTCGCCGGCCATCAGGCCATCCTTTACCGGCGCCTCGGCCATGTGCTGCAACCCTGGCTGTTCGCTGTAGACAACCAGCCGACGCTGGAGGTGATGCCGGCGAGCCGGCTGCGGCTCGACGATCTCGACGCGATTGCCGATGCTGCGACCGGCGGCATGGGCCTTGCCTGGCTGCCGCACTGGCTGGTCGCCGCGCGCATCCGGTCTGGCGCGCTGGTCGCGCTGCTGCCGGACCAGCCGGGATTCCCCTATGATGTGCATGCGCTGTGGCTGAAGACGCCGCACCTGCCGCTGAAGGTGCGGCTTGCGGTCGATGCGCTGGCGGCGGGGTTGCCGAAGCTTATGGGGTGAGGGATTCGTCTTCGCGGCGTGGGAGTGCGTTCGCACCTGCGCCTACTTCGACTATCCACCAATCAACAGGTCATGCACGAGCATCTGCAGATTGCCGCCCTGGCCGAATTCTACCCGGTCGAAATCGCGGCTGCCCTGTACGCGCGCCTTCGAGATCGCGTCGAGCCGTTTCACGACCTCGTCGCGGATCTTGCTGCATTTGGGATCGTCGGGCACCGTGAGGCCGATCGTTGCCGCCTCGATGTCGTGGACCATCTGGATCATGGTTGCGCCATGCACCTTCTCATGCGCGGTGACGCCGGCGATGAAGACGTCCCAACTTTTCCGAACGGCCGGCGGCAGCGGGTTGGAGGGCTTCGGCAAGGTGTAGGTGACGGTGAGCTTCGGCTTTGCCGACGCCAGCACGCAATCCTTGCCCCTGTGCTGGTAGTCCCTGACCCAGGTAAGCTTGAAATTGGTGTAGGCGATGGTGCGTGTCGTCGCGCCGCGGATCAGCGGCCCGTTGTCGCCGATCGAACGGTACAGCTGCTCTCCGGTCTGCCCAGAAATGGCGTAGGTTTCGACCTTCTCGATCGGCTTCCATTCGGCATGCGCCGGAATTGACGGGACCACCAAGCCGGCCGCCAGCCAGAACAGTCGAACATAGGAACGCAAGCCACTCTCCCAGACAGTCGAGCCGAAATCCCTCGGCATGCACCACGACAGGCAATGCAACGAGGCCGTTCGTCCTATATGCTTGGGACGAATGCGGCAAATACCTGGGATTGTCGGGGAGGGGAATCATGGGGACCAAGGCGGTGGTGATCGGGAGCGTCGTCCTGGCATTGCTGGCGGGGCAGCCGGCGTTTGCCGCGTCATGCGGCTGGAACGCCAGGATGGAGGAAGACGAGGGCGGCAGCGTGCTCACGGCCTCGGTCTGCGGCGGGCCGAAAGCAGACGCGCACCTGATGTTAGCCTGCTTCGGCAAGCCGGTGCTGAGCTATGATCTCGGCGATGCCGGCCAGCAGCTGGAACCAGGCATCAGCGCTTCGTTCGAGTTCAAGGCCGGCGGCAAGACGGTGAAGAAGACGCTCCAGCTCGAAGCCATGTACAATTATTTCACCATCGAGCTGGCGCGCACCGACCCGTTGCTGGACCTGCTGCGCTCGAAAGGCGAGGTCACGGTCAGCGCCGACAGATATGGCGCGAACAGTTTTCCACTCGCCGGCTCAGGTGCGGCCATCGGCAAGGTGCTGGCACAGTGCGGCAAGGCCAAACCCGCCGGCGACGACGCCGATTGAGCGGCTGCTATCGCGGCTGCTGACCCTGCGAAGCTGAATCAGGAGCGGCCTCCAACCTGTTGTTTCGGCTTGGACATTGGCAAGGGCGATCCGCTGCTTTCGATACCAGGGCAAGAACCGGAGTTTGGCAGCCTCCAGCACGGGCTAGTGATCGATCAGACCCAGCCATCAGGCGGGTCGTTCCAACAGACAGGAAAGAGATCGATCATGTCCAAAGAGAGCGACAACAAGGCCATTGTCGGCCGTTGGTTCACCCATTTCTGGGGCGAGACCTGCAACCTCGATATCGTCGACGAACTGGCGGCGCCCGACATGCTCCTGCACTATTCCCTGCATGAGCCGCGCCGTGGCCGCGACGACATCAAGGCCTTCATGGCCGACTTCCGCGCGGCGTTCCCCGACCTGCATTTCTGGGGCGCGGCCGAGCTGATCGCTGAGGGCGACTATGTCGTCGGCCAATGGGATGGCGGCGGT
The nucleotide sequence above comes from Mesorhizobium shangrilense. Encoded proteins:
- a CDS encoding zinc-dependent alcohol dehydrogenase family protein, yielding MSRVIRFHQYGGPEVLRIETVDVPAPGPGEVRIRVRALGLNRAEALLRSGNYIETPTFPSGLGLEAAGIVEAVGDGVDGFAPGDAVSIIPPRSMVRWPAYGELATYPAGLVVKHPPSLSWKEAAALWMPYLTAYGALIDIARLRCGDFVVITAASSSVGLAAIQIARMVGATPIAVTRTSAKRQALLDFGATHVVASAEEDLETKLKAIAGPHGVRVVLDAIGGPIFEPLTAAMSPGGILLEYGGLSPEPTPFPLFAVLAKTLTLRGYLVHEITGDPQRLENARTFILDGLQSGALRPTIDRIFLFEEIVEAHRYLEANQQFGKIVVTL
- a CDS encoding LysR substrate-binding domain-containing protein, whose product is MDRLESMAVFVRAVDLGSFAAAASALDLSGPMVGKHVRFLEERLGVRLLNRTTRRQSLTEFGRAYYERCRVVLAEADATDALAADQLSEPRGRLRVTMPAHFGRHCVTPILLELARQHPTLELDLSLNDRFADLAEDGFDLAIRTGELDDKAGVIARRVARQRMLVCASPAYVADHGEPRRIEDLAGHQAILYRRLGHVLQPWLFAVDNQPTLEVMPASRLRLDDLDAIADAATGGMGLAWLPHWLVAARIRSGALVALLPDQPGFPYDVHALWLKTPHLPLKVRLAVDALAAGLPKLMG
- a CDS encoding DUF922 domain-containing Zn-dependent protease, with product MPRDFGSTVWESGLRSYVRLFWLAAGLVVPSIPAHAEWKPIEKVETYAISGQTGEQLYRSIGDNGPLIRGATTRTIAYTNFKLTWVRDYQHRGKDCVLASAKPKLTVTYTLPKPSNPLPPAVRKSWDVFIAGVTAHEKVHGATMIQMVHDIEAATIGLTVPDDPKCSKIRDEVVKRLDAISKARVQGSRDFDRVEFGQGGNLQMLVHDLLIGG
- a CDS encoding ester cyclase is translated as MSKESDNKAIVGRWFTHFWGETCNLDIVDELAAPDMLLHYSLHEPRRGRDDIKAFMADFRAAFPDLHFWGAAELIAEGDYVVGQWDGGGTHTGAAFSDFLVGSLPAASGRKMRFTGTTVLKIEDGRIVSEIGLDDGVKALTQLGLIKQA